In Fibrobacter sp., a single genomic region encodes these proteins:
- the mpaA gene encoding murein tripeptide amidase MpaA produces MALESSSRGIFRLPLKEYGRSLQGSVLQYVPCEGPCRILVIAGIHGEEPETTFLLSRCLRAFDRPFKNVAFVLCANPDGMTLGTRGNLRGVDLNRNFPTSNWTAGDVMSRSVLEAPRDTVLTAGTAGGSEPEVRALLDLIAQLKPASIVSMHAPIACVDAPSRTPLVDLFCKAFNLPWLPDIGYPTPGSLGTWCKEQSCGNPSQEQKNALMECVTLELPRMSLEALFDRYGQSFIELLEKL; encoded by the coding sequence ATGGCTCTTGAATCTTCGTCCCGTGGAATATTTCGTCTGCCTCTTAAGGAATATGGACGGTCCCTTCAGGGATCGGTTCTGCAGTACGTTCCCTGTGAGGGACCTTGCCGCATTCTGGTGATTGCAGGAATCCACGGCGAAGAGCCGGAGACGACCTTTCTGTTGAGCCGCTGCCTTCGGGCTTTTGACCGCCCCTTCAAGAACGTGGCCTTCGTGCTGTGTGCCAATCCCGATGGCATGACCCTTGGGACTCGCGGTAACCTGCGTGGGGTGGACCTTAACCGCAATTTTCCCACGTCAAACTGGACTGCAGGGGACGTCATGTCACGCTCTGTCCTGGAGGCTCCTCGTGATACGGTCCTTACGGCCGGAACTGCCGGCGGCAGCGAGCCCGAGGTTCGTGCCCTGCTGGACCTAATCGCCCAGCTGAAGCCCGCTTCCATCGTCTCGATGCATGCGCCCATCGCCTGTGTGGATGCCCCCAGCAGGACTCCTCTAGTGGATCTTTTCTGTAAGGCTTTCAACCTCCCGTGGCTGCCGGATATCGGCTATCCTACGCCGGGCAGCCTTGGTACATGGTGTAAAGAACAGTCTTGCGGCAATCCGTCTCAAGAACAAAAAAACGCACTCATGGAGTGCGTTACCTTGGAATTGCCCAGGATGTCTCTAGAAGCCCTATTCGACCGTTATGGTCAATCCTTCATTGAACTTCTAGAAAAACTCTAG